One segment of Marvinbryantia formatexigens DSM 14469 DNA contains the following:
- a CDS encoding carbohydrate ABC transporter permease, whose protein sequence is MKKEKKVKIKNPVNWKKELSLLPGYLIVIIWILFTAAFLFWILAASLSTSREIFSGNVFKFESGLHFENYANAWKAQNVSVFFGNSLLYSVSACVGVLLISAPAAYVLSRFGFKGNKSIRTGLIIAMSVPEIMIIMPIYSLATQWSLKGRLLLIVLYIFLKVPYTTTYLLNFFATLSKSYEEAAAIDGCPPAKTFRVIMLPLIQPAIITVTIFNFLGVWNEFFIALIFASSSDMTPVGVGLLQIVNSMKYTGDYGGLFAAVIIVFLPTFLLYIFMSEKIISGVTGGGVKG, encoded by the coding sequence ATGAAAAAAGAAAAGAAAGTGAAAATAAAAAATCCGGTAAACTGGAAAAAAGAGCTTTCCCTGCTGCCCGGTTATCTGATTGTCATAATCTGGATCCTGTTTACGGCGGCATTCCTGTTCTGGATTCTGGCGGCGAGCCTTTCCACCTCGCGGGAAATCTTTTCGGGAAATGTGTTTAAGTTTGAGAGCGGTCTTCATTTTGAAAATTATGCCAATGCATGGAAGGCGCAGAATGTATCGGTATTCTTTGGAAATTCCCTGCTGTATTCGGTGTCTGCCTGCGTGGGCGTGCTTCTGATTTCCGCACCGGCGGCTTATGTGCTTTCAAGATTTGGCTTTAAGGGGAACAAGTCGATAAGAACCGGTCTGATTATTGCGATGAGCGTTCCGGAAATCATGATTATCATGCCGATTTATTCCCTGGCAACGCAGTGGAGCTTAAAGGGCAGACTGCTTCTGATCGTTCTGTATATCTTTTTGAAGGTGCCGTACACCACGACCTATCTGCTGAACTTTTTCGCGACGCTTTCAAAATCGTATGAGGAAGCGGCGGCGATCGACGGCTGCCCGCCGGCGAAAACCTTCCGGGTGATTATGCTCCCGCTGATACAGCCGGCGATTATCACGGTAACGATTTTTAACTTCCTCGGCGTATGGAACGAATTCTTTATCGCCCTCATTTTTGCAAGCAGCTCGGACATGACGCCGGTTGGTGTAGGTCTTCTGCAGATTGTAAACTCCATGAAGTATACGGGCGATTACGGCGGATTGTTTGCGGCAGTTATTATTGTATTCCTGCCCACCTTCCTGCTTTACATCTTTATGTCCGAAAAGATTATTTCCGGTGTTACCGGCGGCGGTGTGAAGGGTTAA